One stretch of Sinomonas terrae DNA includes these proteins:
- the murI gene encoding glutamate racemase, with the protein MIRRADSGEDAMLERSERPIGIFDSGVGGLTVARAVIDQLPNESVLYVGDTAHGPYGPLPIAEVRANALGVMDELVDSGVKLLTIACNSASAAVLRDARERYTARYGIPVIEVIQPAVRRAVVATRNGRVGVIGTSATVGSRAYEDTFAAAPDLDITSAACPEFVPYVEAGVTTGPELLKAAESYLAPLREAGVDTLVLGCTHYPLLTGVISYVMGDGVTLVSSAEETAKDVYRALVSHGLERRSSEPPTHTFLATGDAAQFEVLARRFLGPEVQRVEHAEHVAAHYPTGSLARITPEMIEAAREDASAGSMGRVSYFVEPSAAVDPPADRMHP; encoded by the coding sequence ATGATCAGAAGGGCTGACAGCGGAGAGGACGCGATGCTCGAGCGCTCGGAAAGGCCGATCGGGATCTTCGACTCGGGCGTTGGCGGCCTCACGGTCGCCCGAGCGGTCATCGACCAGCTGCCGAACGAGTCCGTTCTGTACGTGGGCGATACGGCCCACGGTCCCTACGGACCCCTTCCGATCGCCGAGGTCCGCGCGAACGCGCTCGGCGTGATGGACGAGCTCGTCGATTCGGGCGTCAAGCTCCTGACGATCGCGTGCAACTCGGCCTCGGCCGCCGTCCTGCGGGACGCCCGGGAGCGCTACACGGCGCGTTACGGCATCCCGGTCATCGAGGTCATCCAGCCGGCCGTGCGCCGAGCCGTGGTCGCGACCCGCAACGGCAGGGTCGGCGTCATCGGCACGAGCGCGACGGTGGGCTCCCGTGCGTACGAGGACACTTTCGCGGCCGCGCCCGATCTGGACATCACGTCGGCAGCGTGCCCTGAGTTCGTTCCCTACGTGGAAGCGGGCGTGACGACAGGCCCTGAACTCCTCAAGGCGGCCGAGAGCTACCTCGCGCCCCTCCGCGAGGCTGGCGTGGACACCCTCGTGCTGGGCTGCACCCACTACCCCCTCCTGACCGGTGTCATCAGCTACGTCATGGGCGACGGCGTGACGCTGGTATCGAGCGCCGAGGAGACCGCGAAGGATGTCTATCGGGCACTCGTGAGCCACGGCCTCGAGCGGCGATCCTCAGAGCCGCCCACCCACACCTTCCTCGCGACGGGCGACGCCGCACAGTTCGAGGTCTTGGCCCGCCGCTTCCTCGGCCCGGAGGTGCAGCGCGTCGAGCATGCCGAGCACGTCGCTGCCCACTACCCCACGGGAAGCCTCGCGCGCATCACGCCGGAGATGATCGAGGCGGCGCGCGAGGATGCGAGCGCGGGCAGCATGGGGCGTGTCTCCTATTTCGTGGAGCCCTCCGCGGCCGTTGACCCGCCCGCGGATAGGATGCACCCGTGA
- a CDS encoding MBL fold metallo-hydrolase, translated as MKLTIVGCSGSFPGPSSPASCYLLTANDGDRDWRVLLDLGSGALGTLQRYMDLEDIDGVLLSHLHPDHCMDLTGLQVAIHWDPKGWAAGRVPVWGPEATARRISIALDMEPAADLHQDFEFHTWTVGETVELGPFRFGVHAARHPIAEAYAMRIEAVEPRRDGTTERRVLAYSGDTDSCPGLLDAARDADMFLCEAAYHEGRDDAIDGVHLTGLRAGQTASDAGAKRLLLTHLPVWNDANRTVAEAQQAYSGPISVAVAGVHYIV; from the coding sequence GTGAAGCTCACTATCGTCGGCTGCAGCGGCTCCTTCCCCGGCCCGAGTTCGCCGGCGAGCTGCTACCTCCTGACGGCGAACGACGGCGACCGCGATTGGCGGGTCCTCCTCGATCTCGGCTCGGGTGCGCTCGGGACCCTGCAGCGGTACATGGACCTCGAGGACATCGACGGGGTCCTGCTCAGCCACCTTCACCCCGACCACTGCATGGACCTCACGGGCCTCCAGGTCGCGATCCATTGGGACCCGAAGGGCTGGGCGGCGGGGCGAGTTCCAGTCTGGGGTCCGGAAGCGACGGCGCGGCGGATCTCGATTGCTCTCGACATGGAGCCCGCGGCGGACCTCCACCAGGACTTCGAATTCCACACGTGGACTGTCGGGGAGACAGTCGAGCTCGGGCCGTTCCGCTTCGGCGTCCATGCCGCGCGGCACCCGATCGCAGAGGCATACGCCATGCGCATCGAAGCCGTCGAGCCGCGGCGTGACGGGACGACCGAGCGGCGTGTCCTCGCCTATTCAGGGGACACTGACTCGTGCCCGGGCCTGCTCGACGCCGCGCGGGATGCGGACATGTTCCTGTGCGAGGCGGCGTATCACGAGGGCCGGGACGACGCGATCGACGGCGTGCACCTCACCGGGCTCCGGGCTGGCCAGACAGCGTCCGACGCCGGAGCCAAGCGCCTGCTTCTGACGCACCTCCCCGTCTGGAACGACGCCAATCGGACGGTGGCCGAGGCGCAGCAGGCCTACTCGGGCCCGATCTCAGTCGCCGTCGCGGGCGTCCACTACATCGTCTGA
- the lgt gene encoding prolipoprotein diacylglyceryl transferase: MLPAYIPSPTINAVKIGPLSVHFYALCILAGIGVALWLTSRRWVHRGGKPGEVLDIALWAVPFGIVGGRIYHVITDPELYFLPGKNPWNAFAIWDGGLGIWGAIALGGLGAWIGCRRLKASLPAFADALAPGLLFAQALGRLGNWFNNELYGDPTSLPWGLQIHQMDPATGAAALGPDGSPIVIGYFQPTFLYEALWCTLGGFAIIFASRRFRLPRGAEFSLYVMVYTAGRFVIELMRSDYANLILGLRVNTWVAGLVFLGGATAFTLVMLRGKRQKPSGSDSSDDVVDARDGD, from the coding sequence GTGCTCCCCGCCTACATTCCGTCGCCGACGATCAACGCGGTCAAGATCGGCCCGCTCTCGGTCCACTTCTATGCGTTGTGCATCCTTGCTGGCATCGGCGTGGCCCTCTGGCTTACGAGCCGGCGCTGGGTGCATCGAGGGGGCAAGCCGGGTGAGGTCCTCGACATCGCGCTCTGGGCCGTCCCGTTCGGGATCGTGGGTGGCCGCATCTACCACGTCATCACCGACCCGGAGCTCTACTTCCTGCCTGGGAAGAACCCGTGGAACGCGTTCGCGATCTGGGACGGCGGGCTCGGAATCTGGGGCGCTATCGCCCTCGGCGGCCTGGGTGCATGGATCGGCTGCCGCCGCTTGAAGGCGAGCCTTCCCGCCTTCGCTGATGCCCTCGCACCCGGACTCCTGTTCGCGCAGGCACTCGGCCGCCTCGGAAACTGGTTCAACAACGAACTCTACGGAGACCCGACCTCGCTCCCGTGGGGCCTCCAGATCCATCAGATGGACCCGGCGACCGGCGCGGCGGCGCTCGGCCCAGACGGCAGTCCCATCGTCATCGGGTACTTCCAGCCCACATTCCTCTACGAAGCCCTGTGGTGCACGCTCGGCGGCTTCGCGATCATCTTCGCCTCCCGCCGCTTCCGGCTTCCCCGCGGAGCCGAGTTCTCGCTCTACGTCATGGTGTACACGGCCGGTCGCTTCGTCATCGAGCTCATGCGCTCGGACTACGCCAACCTGATCCTCGGGCTGCGAGTCAACACGTGGGTCGCCGGGCTTGTCTTCCTCGGCGGAGCCACCGCGTTCACCCTCGTGATGCTGCGGGGGAAGCGTCAGAAGCCGTCGGGCAGCGACAGCTCAGACGATGTAGTGGACGCCCGCGACGGCGACTGA
- a CDS encoding aldo/keto reductase — MPNAHANDDGANDGGVPRLALPNGTRVPRLGQGTWYMGEERSRRADELRALRSGLDLGLTLIDTAEMYGDGRSEELVAEAIAGRRDEVFLVSKVLPWNATRRGTRAALEASLRRLETDYLDLYLYHWRGAVPLAESIEALIELEGAGLIRGWGVSNLDPADLAELRSLGGLGGLGGATGSHGSQTDQVLYNLTRRGIELDLLPELESAGVPVMAYSPIEQGRVLGHPALAEIARRHGATDAQIALAWVLRHEGVMAIPKSSTPEHTAQNREALDLRLTAQDLAELDEAFPRPSRPVPLEML; from the coding sequence ATGCCCAATGCTCACGCGAACGACGACGGTGCGAACGACGGCGGCGTCCCGCGCCTTGCGCTTCCCAACGGTACCCGGGTGCCCCGCCTCGGGCAGGGTACGTGGTACATGGGCGAGGAGCGCTCTCGGCGTGCCGACGAGCTGCGCGCACTGCGCTCCGGACTGGACCTCGGCCTCACCCTCATCGACACCGCCGAAATGTACGGCGACGGACGGTCCGAAGAACTCGTCGCGGAAGCAATCGCCGGCCGTCGGGACGAGGTGTTCCTCGTGAGCAAGGTCCTGCCGTGGAATGCCACAAGACGAGGGACACGGGCAGCTCTAGAGGCCAGTCTCCGCCGCCTGGAGACGGACTATCTCGACCTGTACCTCTACCACTGGAGGGGCGCCGTGCCGCTCGCGGAGAGCATCGAGGCGCTCATCGAGCTCGAGGGAGCGGGCCTGATCCGTGGTTGGGGCGTGAGCAACCTGGATCCTGCGGACCTCGCCGAACTGCGTAGCCTGGGCGGTCTGGGCGGTCTGGGTGGCGCCACTGGATCTCACGGTTCGCAGACGGACCAGGTTCTCTACAACCTCACCCGGCGCGGAATCGAACTCGACCTCCTTCCCGAGCTCGAGTCGGCGGGCGTGCCGGTCATGGCCTACTCCCCCATCGAACAGGGACGGGTGCTCGGCCACCCCGCCCTCGCCGAGATCGCCCGGCGGCACGGAGCCACCGACGCCCAGATCGCCCTCGCATGGGTCCTGCGCCACGAGGGCGTCATGGCAATCCCCAAATCGTCGACCCCCGAGCACACAGCTCAGAACCGGGAAGCCCTCGACCTGCGCCTCACCGCCCAGGATCTGGCCGAACTCGACGAGGCCTTCCCTCGGCCGAGCAGGCCAGTGCCGCTCGAGATGCTGTGA
- the rph gene encoding ribonuclease PH — translation MTPSTPMSPSVRADGRNPDELRPISITRGWSKQAEGSALIEFGNTRVLCTASFTEGVPRWLKGEGRGWVTAEYAMLPRATNTRSDRESVKGRIGGRTHEISRLIGRSLRSIIDTKALGENTIVLDCDVLQADGGTRTAAITGAFVALAEAVRWAKDKGLVEPGAEPLTDTVSAVSVGIIDGVPMLDLPYVEDVRAETDMNVVVTGSGKFVEVQGTAEGAPFDRDELNNLLDLALIGTAQLADIQRETLAEALRTAP, via the coding sequence ATGACCCCGAGCACTCCCATGAGCCCCTCTGTGCGCGCCGACGGGCGCAACCCTGACGAACTGCGTCCCATCAGCATCACGCGAGGCTGGTCGAAGCAGGCCGAGGGTTCTGCGCTCATCGAGTTCGGCAACACGCGCGTGCTGTGCACGGCGTCCTTCACGGAAGGGGTCCCGCGCTGGCTCAAGGGTGAAGGCCGCGGCTGGGTCACCGCTGAATACGCCATGCTCCCGCGTGCGACCAATACGCGCTCCGACCGCGAGTCCGTCAAGGGCCGGATCGGCGGGCGCACCCATGAGATCTCGCGGCTCATCGGCCGCTCGCTCCGTTCGATCATCGACACGAAGGCGCTCGGCGAGAACACGATCGTGCTGGACTGCGATGTGCTGCAGGCAGACGGGGGCACGCGCACCGCCGCGATCACGGGAGCCTTTGTGGCGCTCGCCGAGGCCGTCCGCTGGGCAAAGGACAAGGGCCTCGTCGAGCCCGGAGCGGAGCCCCTCACGGACACTGTTTCGGCGGTCTCGGTCGGCATCATCGACGGCGTGCCGATGCTCGACCTCCCGTACGTCGAGGACGTGCGCGCCGAGACGGACATGAACGTCGTGGTGACTGGCTCCGGCAAGTTCGTGGAGGTCCAGGGCACCGCGGAAGGCGCGCCGTTCGACCGCGATGAGCTCAACAACCTTCTCGACCTGGCCCTCATCGGCACGGCCCAGCTCGCCGACATCCAGCGGGAGACGCTCGCTGAGGCGCTGAGGACGGCCCCGTGA
- the rdgB gene encoding RdgB/HAM1 family non-canonical purine NTP pyrophosphatase yields MSAGAPRLVLATHNQGKLRELRDLLRGQVQGLDVDTQVVDAAAVGGPDVVEDGVSFAENSLLKARAVSAATGLVAIADDSGLAVDVLGGAPGIFSARWAGRHGDDQANLNLLLAQLSDVRDEHRGAAFVCAAALVAPAPDGGDPFEHVEYGELKGTLLREPRGEGGFGYDPILLPEGLDRSCAELSREEKNAISHRGHAFRALLPAIVRALS; encoded by the coding sequence GTGAGCGCCGGAGCGCCTCGCCTCGTCCTCGCGACCCACAATCAGGGCAAGCTGCGCGAACTGCGGGACTTGCTGCGCGGTCAGGTACAAGGGCTCGATGTGGACACGCAAGTCGTGGACGCGGCCGCGGTGGGCGGCCCCGACGTCGTCGAGGACGGCGTCTCGTTCGCGGAGAACTCGCTGCTCAAGGCTCGGGCAGTTTCCGCTGCCACCGGCCTCGTCGCGATCGCGGACGATTCCGGCCTCGCCGTCGACGTGCTCGGCGGAGCGCCCGGCATCTTCTCCGCCCGGTGGGCCGGGCGGCACGGCGACGACCAGGCGAATCTCAACCTCCTTCTCGCCCAGCTCTCGGACGTACGCGACGAGCACCGTGGTGCGGCGTTCGTATGTGCCGCCGCGCTCGTGGCCCCGGCACCGGACGGCGGAGACCCGTTCGAGCACGTTGAATACGGCGAACTCAAGGGAACGCTCCTGCGCGAGCCGCGCGGCGAGGGCGGATTCGGCTACGATCCGATCCTGCTTCCCGAGGGGCTCGACCGCAGCTGTGCAGAGTTGAGCCGCGAAGAGAAGAACGCGATCAGCCACCGCGGGCATGCGTTCCGCGCGCTGCTCCCCGCGATCGTTCGGGCCCTTTCCTAG